The segment GGCCCGGACGCCGTTCCCGCTGCGGGCGGTTCATGTAGACGGGGGCTCGGAGTTCCGGGCGGAGTTCGAGACCGAGTGCGCCGATCGGAAGATTTTGCTCTTCGAGCTGCCGTCCCGCTCGCCCAAGCTCAACGGTCGTGTGGAGCGGGCGCAGAGGACCCACACGGAGGAGTTCTACGAGGTGTACGAGCTCCCCCGGACGGTGGCCTCGCTCAACGTCAGGCTGCGCGAGTGGGAGCAAGTCTATAACCACATTCGACCCCACCAGGCCCTGGACTACCTGACGCCCGCCCAGGCACTGGAGACATTCAAAAAAAAGGCCCCAGTGTCTCATATGTCTTGAACCCATACACAAGGTTGACGAAGAGGAGACAAACTGCAATAGTCCCCAGGCGAAGGCCCAATTCTGGTGAGAGATACAATAGAGATTTGGAGGGAGATGGAATGAAAAAGAGCGGACTGTTCAGCGTCGTCTGGGTTGCCTTTCTGGCCCTACTCTTGACCTCCGGCTGGGCCAAACCGGTCGCGGCCCAACCCATCAAGCTCGTCATGGTGGGCTCCTGGCCGCCGCGTATCTCCTCTGCGGCCGATATAGGCATCCGCTTCATCGAAGAGGTCAACCGGCGCGCCAAGGGGAAGCTGGTTATCGAGTTCAAAGGCTCCCGGGAGGTCGTCCCCACTTTTGACCAGCCGGAGGCGCTGGTGAGGGGCGTGTTTGATATCTGGTATGGCGCCATGAACTACTGGGCGGGTGTCATCCCTGCGGGCTACATCACGGAGTTGTCCCGCTTGGAAGTTCCCGACGGTGGACCCGGCAATAAACTGTTCGATTTCATGGTCAAGATGTACGAGAAAAAGGGCATCCGCTACCTCGGCAGCTTCTCGGGCGATCGAGACACCGGAAACCATTTTATGTACACCCAGAAGAAGGTGAGCAGCATTGCCGACCTGAAGGGAATGAAGACCCGGGTGCCGCCGCTGACCCGCTTCTTCGTCAAAGCGGTTGGAGCCGAGCCGGTCACCCTGCCTCCGTCGGAAGTCTATCTCGCCCTGGAGCGGGGCACGGTGGAAGGCTTCACCTGGCCCTATTATGACGGCTTCACCAACTTCGGCTGGCATCAGGTGTCCAAGTATATCATCCTTCACCCTCTGTATCGGGACGGCATCGGCATCAACATGAACCTGGCGAAGTGGAACAGTCTGCCCAAGGGTCTGCAAAAGATCATCATGGATTCCGTACAGATGATGCAGATCTGGTCTCGAGGATGGATTTCCGCGCACCAGAGCACGCAGCTGGCGATCATGAAAAAGGCCGGCATGAAGGTCATCGAATTCTCGAAGGCTGAGGCCGCGCGCTGGGCGAAGACCTCCACTGACGCCCTGTGGGCGAATTTCAAGAAAGCCATGAGCCCGGCCGATTACGCCGAAGCCAGAAAGCTGCTGGGATACGACTGATTCCCCGCGGCCGGGCTCGAAAGGTGATGTCATAATCGCACCGGCCCGCTTGTCCGGTCCGAGAGAGGCCGGGAGCGGAGTTTCGAGGAGGAGGATTCGGACCTGAATCGGCGTGGCGGTAGTCCGAATCCTCCTCCCGCGATCATTCCCAACCCCCTCCCGGGCCATTTCTACCGGCCCAAGAACTCGATCAAGGTCGGTTTCGTTCGTCCCGCCGAGGCCATAGCGGCATACTCTCTCAGGTAAGCGAAGACCCTTACCTAAGCGAGCGCCAATCCACCGATGGCTGACTTCTGCTTGCCGTAGGAGCCTACGCCGGGCCAGAGATAAGGAATCTTCCGCATGGCAGCGGGCAAAAAAATCGCACATATCTTTGATTCCATCATGAATATCGGCGGCGCATTGTCGGGCGGACTTCTGGTCGTCGTCATGCTGCTGACTTCCATCAAGGTCATCTTCAGGTATGTCCTCCGGGAAGGACTGTTGGGCGTTGACCAAATCAGCGGCACGCTGCTGCTCTATATCACCTTTCTCGGCGCCGCCTGGGTGCTGAGAAGAGAAGAACACGTAACCATCGATCTCCTAGTGACCCGGCTCAGCCCGAAAGTCCAGCGCTGGATGAATGTCTTCAATTCCATCCTCGGTGCGCTGATCTGCCTGATTTTGACCATCTACGGAACGCTGGAAGTCATCTATTCCTGGCAAAGGGGAATACTCATCCCAGCTGAAATCGAGATCCCGAGAGTAATCAATTTGGCCGTCATTCCCCTGGGCAGCTTCTTCCTCTTTCTCCAGTTCATGAGGCGGGCGCAACTGCATCTCCGCGGCGGGAAGGCTGAGCGGGTCCACACTAGCGAATGAGGTGATTGCCGGTGGAATGGTGGACCTACATGTTGTTGTTCTTTGGCGGCCTCACGGTCCTGCTGCTCATCGGGCTGCCGGTCGCCTTCGCTTTCATGCTGATCAACATCATCGGGGTCTATGTGTTCTGGGGCGGAAGCATCGGTTTGCAACAACTGATCCTCAGCATCGACAGCTCCGTCTCGACCTTTGTGCTCGTGCCCGTGCCCATGTTCATCCTCATGGGAACGGTGATGTTCTATTCCGGCGTCGCCTACAGGATGATAGATGTCCTGGACGAATGGCTGGGACGCATTGCCGGCCGACTGGCTTTGCTCGCTGTAGGCGCCGGGGCCCTGTTCGCCACGCTGACCGGCGTGGCCATGGGCAGCGTGGCCATGCTGGGCTCGACCCTCGCGCCGGACATGGAGAGGCGCGGCTACAGCAAATCCATGTCACTCGGACCCATCCTGGCCAGTGGCAGCCTCGCCATCATGATCCCGCCCACCGCCCTCGGCATCATCCTGGCCAGCCTGGGCAAAATCTCCGTGGGCAAGCTCCTCGTGGGTATCATCCTCCCGGGCTTGCTGCTGGCCGCCGTCTACGCCACTTACATCATTGTCAGATGTACTCTCAAGCCATCCCTGGCGCCACCCTACGATGTGTCGCCCACACCCATCGGGCGCCGCATCCAGAACACTTTTCGTTATGTCGTACCGCTGATATCCGTCATCGTCATTGTCATCGGCACCATCTTTTTGGGAATCGCCACCCCCACGGAGGCGGCGGGCGTAGGCGCCCTGCTCTGCTTTTTGCTGGCGGCGGCCTATCGGAAGCTCACCTGGGAGGTGATGAAGAAGGCGGTGAGCGCGGCAACCTCCATCTCGGTGATGGTGTTGGTCATCCTCACCGGCTCGGCCGCCTTCAGCCAGGTTCTGGCCTTCGCCGGAGTCACCTCCAGCCTCACGAAGCTTGCCGTCGGCTTGCCCGTGCATCCCATCGTCATCCTCATCCTGATGCAGATTATCCTGATATTTCTGGGCATGTTCATCGAGCAGACTTCCATTGTCCTGGTCACCGTCCCCGTATACATGCCCATCGTCAGCGCCCTGGGGTGGGACCCGGTATGGTTCGGCGCAATCATGCTTCTCAACTTGGAGCTGGCGACGATCTCGCCGCCCTTCGGCCTATCGCTGTTTGTCATGAAAGGCATTGCCTCACCCGACACCACCATGGGAGATATCTATCGGGCGGCCCTCCCGTTCGTGGGACTGAATCTCGTGGTCATGGCAATCATGATCATTTTCCCCGCGGTGGTGCTGTGGCTGCCGAGCATGATGAAATGACCCCCGGAAATGATAGGAGTTTCCTTTTGAGGGATGGCCAACATAGCCCCGAGGATTCCCGAAACAGCCACCTTCGGGACAACCCCAAGCGGTTCCCGGAAGGGCAAACTGGCCCCCCGTCGCGCGTTTTGGGCTGAGACTATCCGA is part of the Candidatus Methylomirabilota bacterium genome and harbors:
- a CDS encoding integrase core domain-containing protein, translated to MGRILADLKRRRRLVEPTGRAVSAKRRRVRRPYSTRKTKDYVPHQSGDLVQVDTLELSPLPGVTVMQFTARDMVSCWDVMEVFLRPMALCAQRFLDTLEARTPFPLRAVHVDGGSEFRAEFETECADRKILLFELPSRSPKLNGRVERAQRTHTEEFYEVYELPRTVASLNVRLREWEQVYNHIRPHQALDYLTPAQALETFKKKAPVSHMS
- a CDS encoding TRAP transporter large permease subunit, with translation MEWWTYMLLFFGGLTVLLLIGLPVAFAFMLINIIGVYVFWGGSIGLQQLILSIDSSVSTFVLVPVPMFILMGTVMFYSGVAYRMIDVLDEWLGRIAGRLALLAVGAGALFATLTGVAMGSVAMLGSTLAPDMERRGYSKSMSLGPILASGSLAIMIPPTALGIILASLGKISVGKLLVGIILPGLLLAAVYATYIIVRCTLKPSLAPPYDVSPTPIGRRIQNTFRYVVPLISVIVIVIGTIFLGIATPTEAAGVGALLCFLLAAAYRKLTWEVMKKAVSAATSISVMVLVILTGSAAFSQVLAFAGVTSSLTKLAVGLPVHPIVILILMQIILIFLGMFIEQTSIVLVTVPVYMPIVSALGWDPVWFGAIMLLNLELATISPPFGLSLFVMKGIASPDTTMGDIYRAALPFVGLNLVVMAIMIIFPAVVLWLPSMMK
- a CDS encoding TRAP transporter small permease, translating into MAAGKKIAHIFDSIMNIGGALSGGLLVVVMLLTSIKVIFRYVLREGLLGVDQISGTLLLYITFLGAAWVLRREEHVTIDLLVTRLSPKVQRWMNVFNSILGALICLILTIYGTLEVIYSWQRGILIPAEIEIPRVINLAVIPLGSFFLFLQFMRRAQLHLRGGKAERVHTSE
- the dctP gene encoding TRAP transporter substrate-binding protein DctP — translated: MKKSGLFSVVWVAFLALLLTSGWAKPVAAQPIKLVMVGSWPPRISSAADIGIRFIEEVNRRAKGKLVIEFKGSREVVPTFDQPEALVRGVFDIWYGAMNYWAGVIPAGYITELSRLEVPDGGPGNKLFDFMVKMYEKKGIRYLGSFSGDRDTGNHFMYTQKKVSSIADLKGMKTRVPPLTRFFVKAVGAEPVTLPPSEVYLALERGTVEGFTWPYYDGFTNFGWHQVSKYIILHPLYRDGIGINMNLAKWNSLPKGLQKIIMDSVQMMQIWSRGWISAHQSTQLAIMKKAGMKVIEFSKAEAARWAKTSTDALWANFKKAMSPADYAEARKLLGYD